One window of the Methanocaldococcus vulcanius M7 genome contains the following:
- a CDS encoding DNA-directed RNA polymerase subunit N: MMFPIRCFSCGNVIAEVFEEYKERVLKGEDPKKVLDDLGIKKYCCRRMFVSYRIGEGGREIIDEIIAHDERYL, translated from the coding sequence ATGATGTTTCCCATTAGATGCTTTTCTTGTGGAAATGTTATTGCCGAAGTTTTCGAAGAATATAAAGAAAGAGTTTTAAAAGGAGAAGATCCAAAAAAAGTTCTTGATGACTTGGGAATAAAAAAATACTGTTGTAGAAGAATGTTTGTTTCCTATAGGATAGGAGAAGGTGGAAGAGAAATTATAGATGAGATTATAGCCCATGACGAAAGATATTTATAA
- a CDS encoding 30S ribosomal protein S9 yields MGKIVITVGKRKRAIARAVAREGKGRIRVNKIPIELIEPKYKRMKLMEPIFLAEGYIDQIDIDVTVKGGGIMGQMDAVRTAIGKAIVEFTGSKELRDKFLAYDRTLLVSDARRTEPHKPSRSTKGPRAKRQKSYR; encoded by the coding sequence ATGGGAAAAATTGTTATAACAGTTGGTAAAAGAAAGAGAGCAATTGCGAGAGCGGTAGCAAGAGAAGGTAAAGGAAGAATTAGAGTAAATAAAATACCAATTGAGTTGATAGAGCCAAAATATAAAAGAATGAAATTAATGGAGCCGATTTTCCTTGCTGAAGGATACATTGATCAGATAGACATTGACGTTACAGTTAAAGGCGGAGGAATAATGGGTCAGATGGATGCGGTAAGAACCGCGATAGGAAAGGCAATTGTTGAATTTACAGGAAGTAAAGAGTTGAGAGATAAGTTCTTGGCTTATGATAGAACATTGTTAGTTAGCGATGCAAGGAGAACAGAACCACACAAACCAAGTAGATCTACAAAAGGTCCAAGAGCAAAAAGACAAAAATCATACAGATAA
- a CDS encoding 50S ribosomal protein L13 translates to MVVIDAEGAVLGRLASEVAKRALRGEELIIVNAEKVIISGNKDWIIKTYREEREKKNVANPRRFGPKFPRRPDDILRRTIRKMLPYKKAKGREAFKRVKVYVGNPKNLTVDEKINHNLNTTKYMTLAELSKHLGAKF, encoded by the coding sequence ATGGTAGTAATAGATGCAGAAGGAGCGGTTTTGGGAAGATTGGCTTCTGAGGTTGCTAAAAGAGCTTTAAGAGGAGAAGAGTTGATAATAGTAAATGCAGAAAAAGTTATTATCTCAGGTAATAAGGACTGGATTATAAAAACCTATCGAGAAGAAAGAGAAAAGAAAAACGTAGCAAATCCAAGAAGATTCGGGCCAAAATTTCCAAGAAGACCTGATGACATACTGAGAAGAACAATCAGAAAAATGCTTCCATACAAAAAGGCAAAAGGAAGAGAAGCATTTAAAAGAGTTAAGGTCTATGTTGGTAATCCAAAGAATTTAACTGTGGATGAAAAAATAAACCACAACTTAAACACAACCAAGTATATGACCTTAGCTGAGTTAAGTAAACACTTGGGAGCGAAATTCTGA
- a CDS encoding 50S ribosomal protein L18e, translated as MKKIMATNPRLVKLIETLKQESYKNQVKIWKDIARRLAKPRRRRAEVNLSKINRYTKEGDVVLVPGKVLGAGKLDHKVVVAAFSFSETAKKLIEEKGGEAITIEELIKKNPKGSNVKIMA; from the coding sequence GAAAAAGATAATGGCCACAAATCCAAGATTGGTTAAGTTAATTGAAACGTTAAAGCAAGAAAGCTACAAGAATCAAGTAAAGATTTGGAAAGATATTGCAAGAAGATTAGCAAAACCAAGAAGAAGGAGAGCAGAAGTTAATTTAAGTAAAATAAACAGATATACAAAAGAAGGGGATGTTGTTTTGGTTCCAGGAAAGGTTTTAGGTGCTGGAAAATTAGACCATAAAGTTGTTGTTGCTGCTTTCTCATTCAGTGAAACAGCTAAAAAATTAATTGAAGAGAAAGGAGGAGAGGCAATAACCATTGAAGAATTAATAAAGAAAAATCCAAAAGGATCTAACGTAAAAATTATGGCATAA